The DNA region TGTTTCCCTTTGTGACGCGGTTGTTGGGGGATGGCGGTGACGTGTTTGGGGTGATTCCTGTGGGAGCTCTTGGGCTGCATGCAGTGCTGGCGGTGTGGAATGGATCGGATAAGGCGCGCAAGCGGTGCCTGTGGAGCTTGGGAGCGGGAATTGCGGCGGCTGTGTTATTCGCGGTGTTGTTCTCGATCGATGTGGGATCGGTGGATGGCTTGGCGGCTCATGACTTCCGGGTGGTGGTCGGTGCGCTTGCCGCTGCTGTGGTGAGTGATGTTTGGTTGTTGCTGTGGGTGGTGCAGAAGAAGCATGCGCGTTGGTTCGAGCGGGCTGCGCCAAATACGCATCTTGAGGGTGAGGTGCGGCGGGTAATCCGAGTTTTTCCGTTGGTAGCGGTGGTTTTCGGAGGGCTTTTGTGGTGGCGTGCTGCGGCGCGCGACGATGCGTTGTTTGATTTGAATGTGGAAGTCGTGGCGGTGGATGGGCTGACAGGGAAGGTGATCGACAATCCCAAGTTGTGGAGTCGGGCGTGGAGTGGTGGTGTGGAGTGGGGTCCTGCATCCTTGCCGAAGTATTGGTTCGAGGATGGTGATGGTGGGATTTGGGTTCGAGGCGTGTCGGACCGTCCGCTGGAGTTCGCGGTTTCTGCTGAGGGATATGTTTCGGAGACTGTGACCCTGAGTCCGGACAGTGGGCAACGACTGGAGGTGCGGCTACCGGTGCGGTTACCAGTTCAGCTGCGGATGAAGGCGGAGTAGGGGGCGGCTGGGGGGGAAAGAAAAACGCTCCGCAACGACGGGCGTTGGGGAGCGTTTGCTAGAGAAGGATGTGGTGGGAAGTTAATCTTCCTCGGTGATCGGGTATCCGCAGCAGTCGTGGACGATGGCGTGGAAGTCGATGTGGAACCACTTCTTGAAGGTGTCGAACGAGCGGTTCTTCGGCCAGCCGGCGGGATCGGTGTGCCAGTCGTAGAGTTCGGCTTCGAAGATCACTTCGAACCCTTCCGAGAGGACGTCCATGGCATCCTTGTTGGATTCAAACTCGGGGATGAGGTAGACGGTGCGGTCTTCGTTGATGACGTCTTCAGAGATTTTCGGGCCATCGAGCGAGTGAACCCAATCGATGAATGGTTTTTTCGGGCGAACGATGACGCTGCTGCGGTTGATCATAGGGCGAGTTTTAGCAGGGCTGGAGCGGGCCCGCAAGCAAGCGGGTGTGATTAAGCGAAGCGTTGTTGGGCGAAGGCGACGCGGGACTCCGCGGTCGAGAGGATGCGGTCCTTGCGGCTGATGGATTCGATGGCTTCTAGGCGGTCGAGCAGGCCGGCATTGTTGGCGACTTGGATGGCTAGGCCTGGGCGAGCGTTGAGTTCGAGGATGAGTGGCCCCAGGTTTTTATCGAGCACGATATCCGCGCCGAGGTATCCGAGTTCGGTCATTTCGTAGCATTGCGATGCCAAATGAATGAGCTTGTCCCATTGGGGGACGACGAGTTCGCGCAGATCGCGACCGGTATCGGGGTGTTTTAGGACTGGGCGGTTGAACTGGACTGCGCTGCGGGCTTTACCGGTGATCAGGTCGATTCCTACACCAACAGCCCCTTGGTGCAGGTTGGCTTTGCCATCGGATGCCGCGGTTGAAAGGCGCATCATCGCCATGACCGGGTAGCCTTGGAATACGATGACGCGGATATCCGGAACTCCTTGGTAGGAGAATCCATCAAAGGCATCGCTGAACTGAATCGCGTATTCGATCATCGCCTTGTCGTGTTTTCCGCCGAGGCTGTAGAGTCCGCTCAGTGTGTTGCTGACGTGGCGGCGCAGGTCGCCATGGTCTAGGCGTCCGCCGCTGGGTTTGATGAATGTTTCCGCCTCGCGTCCGGTGATGACGAGAATGCCTTTGCCGGCGCTGCCCTGTGAGGGTTTGATGACGAACTGTTGGTGGTCGCCGACGATTTTCGCGAGTTTTTTGACGCCGGACTGGTTGGTAACGACGCCGTAGAGCTCGGGGACATTGAGCCCGAACTCTTTGGCGAGCAGCTTGGTTTTGAGTTTGTCGTCGACTCGCGGGTAGAGTTCGCGGCGGTTGTAGCGGGCGATGTAGTGCGAGTTGCGGTGGTTCATCCCGACGATGCCGCGTTTGCGCAGCTCCGACGGCTTGCACCATTCGACCTTGAATCGCTGGAGAAATGAGGCCATTAGCGGGGGGCGTTATCCTGTGATTTGACCAGCGGGGCGAAGCGAACCAACTCCGACAAGCGGTAGCCTGCGTATTGGCCCAGCGCGAGAATCACCGCCAGCACGACGAGCAACAGTTCTGGGAAAATGAACACCTGATAGCGTAGGGTTGGGTTGCCCATGACCAGATAGGCGAGTACGGCGACCAACAAACTGCCGCTGGTTTGTTTAGCGACTTCGCCGGCTCCATCTTCCTCCCACAGAATCGACAGGCGCTCGACGGTCCACGCGAGAATGATGGTGGGGAAGAGCGTGACCGATTGGGCGATGACCAGGTTGAACTTGGATCCAATAATCCCGAAACCGACCATGATTCCGATCACGACGACAACGACTGCCGAGATCCGCGGGACCAGCAGCAGGTCGAGTTTCGACAGATAAGAGCGGACAATCAGACCAACGCTAACGACGATGGTGAACAAGAGTAGGCCGGGAAGGAGGTCGGTTTTGAGGAACGACATGGCCAGAAGGATGGGCATGAAGGTTCCCGAAGTTTTGATGCCGACGATGTTGCGCATGATGACGACGACCAGGGCGCCGAATGGGATCATGAGGAGCAAGCGGTAGGCGTTTTGTTGCTCGATGGAGAGCGATGAGAGTGAGAGGTCGGTGAGGGTTTCTTGTTTCCGGCGCGCTGCGGTTTCCTGGACGAGTTCGGCGGGGAGGAATTGCTCAATGGTGGAGAACGAGATGCGGCCGTTGCGGCCACCGCTGAGTTCGACCAATGCCGGGCCGCCGCGCTGCCAGATGAGCGCTTTGCTGGTATCGAGCGGGTGGGGCGAGCCGAAGGCAAAGAGTTGCATTTTTCCGTTGTCGATGACGGCGACGGCGTGTTGCAGGCTGATATTCGATGCGCTTTTTTCGAGTGGGATATAGCGTATGAAGTGGGCGTCGAGTCCGGCTTTGGCGAGCAGTTGATGGAGGAGTTGGTTTTCCTCGAGCGGCTTTTTGCGATTTGCCAGCAGAGCCTGGACGTTTTGGTTGTTGCTGTCTTTGAGGATCGTGAGCAGCTGGCTGA from Sulfuriroseicoccus oceanibius includes:
- a CDS encoding UUP1 family membrane protein; the encoded protein is MKSAIQLRILIATLAVIGLASTLYRHFQTGYPLTPDQKLPVWTIEAKLTFTAEPDTPVRVRFAVPDEQPRLGILEESGASPNFGFTPPPTAEDASSFFRYVTWSKQQAEGKQELFYRIDIYQRPETPIPLLPSPPVELPADLQEGPQAVAADEIIALARQYSADTESFVSQLLTILKDSNNQNVQALLANRKKPLEENQLLHQLLAKAGLDAHFIRYIPLEKSASNISLQHAVAVIDNGKMQLFAFGSPHPLDTSKALIWQRGGPALVELSGGRNGRISFSTIEQFLPAELVQETAARRKQETLTDLSLSSLSIEQQNAYRLLLMIPFGALVVVIMRNIVGIKTSGTFMPILLAMSFLKTDLLPGLLLFTIVVSVGLIVRSYLSKLDLLLVPRISAVVVVVIGIMVGFGIIGSKFNLVIAQSVTLFPTIILAWTVERLSILWEEDGAGEVAKQTSGSLLVAVLAYLVMGNPTLRYQVFIFPELLLVVLAVILALGQYAGYRLSELVRFAPLVKSQDNAPR
- a CDS encoding alpha-L-glutamate ligase-like protein: MASFLQRFKVEWCKPSELRKRGIVGMNHRNSHYIARYNRRELYPRVDDKLKTKLLAKEFGLNVPELYGVVTNQSGVKKLAKIVGDHQQFVIKPSQGSAGKGILVITGREAETFIKPSGGRLDHGDLRRHVSNTLSGLYSLGGKHDKAMIEYAIQFSDAFDGFSYQGVPDIRVIVFQGYPVMAMMRLSTAASDGKANLHQGAVGVGIDLITGKARSAVQFNRPVLKHPDTGRDLRELVVPQWDKLIHLASQCYEMTELGYLGADIVLDKNLGPLILELNARPGLAIQVANNAGLLDRLEAIESISRKDRILSTAESRVAFAQQRFA